The following nucleotide sequence is from Trifolium pratense cultivar HEN17-A07 linkage group LG2, ARS_RC_1.1, whole genome shotgun sequence.
GTACACAAATACCAATGATATAACCATTTTCTGAAGGTTTTTAAATGAAGCTACtccaaaatatttataattcaaCTTCATAGCAAATAGTTTTCCTGACATAACATATATTTCTGCTTTGAAATGTCCAtctatataaacataaatatgtATTGAAACCATATTGAATTGATAATCACAAACCTGCATGCTTTTGACCAAACCCCTGAAGGCAGCCCACCTCTGAATCCATTTAAATTGTGGTAGGACAAAGATTTGTAGACTCTGCAGACCTCGCCACACACATGGGCATCTACTCTTGGAGAACCTGCTTACAGTCTCTAAAGCAGCAactttaagtaaaaaatatgtGGCACACCCCACAGCCCTGCTTCCAAAGTCACCATCTCTCAATGAAACAAGGGGTTCACAATATCTTTGTGCAAAGCCTTTAGGACGCGAAGCACTCATACATACCAGATCGTtattataagaaataatttatactCCAAAGAGTTGTTTCTTTGTACTTTGTTCATGAGAATTCCTTTGAAACTCTTAGCAGTAGGCTGATCAAACACAAGGAAGCACttccttttgcatttgcaaaatcacttcCTATTGTAGTTGGAAAATTGCATCTAGGGACCAGGGTTatcaaagcacaatagatattatccttgccttatattatgaatgaaattttatattaaaatttcatttaaGGCAACAATTAGCTTTCACAATATGACATCATCCAGCATTTTTGGGCCACCAAGACAATTCATTACAAAAATCATGGAACAAAGTATATCCATCTTATCATCGAATTCGGAGTTAGCGAGCTCGTGTATACCATACCACTAGTGACAGTTTCACAATTAGGGTCATAAGAAGACAATAAACACCATCCacgttttgaataaaatttcatattaaatgtCTTTTCTttgaaagccaccatccaactttttcattatgaataaagaattcataatgcatttttctTAAAGGTCATTAAGGCATCCATCACTTACATAACTTATGAAACTTTTCGGACAAGGGTCATTATGTTCATCATataaaatcacttctaattgcaaCTGCAGAagtgaatttagggactaagggtcatcaaagcagactatataatcattcattcattattatgaataaaaattcatattttttttaattgaaaagcGAACACCGatagacaattgcttgagtaacaattaaggcaacaactacctttcacattcagggactaagggtcattaAATCCACCCAACATTTTATTCTACGGTAATTGAGGCATCTATGATCCATCCGttacaaaatttagaaaacaaaatttagaaaacaaagtatattcatcgattccaaccgtcaaatttaGGGTCACTAGGGTAATATACTCCACCCCTTTTTCAGATAATCAAAAAAGATTCCGGTCGCACAATGATTCACATTCTTATAGGGTTTTTATACCCTTTAAAATTGGAAACCCACCATCGTTCCCAACATGTATCGGTTATAAACCGAGTGAAACTCAGCTTATTGTGACAAACAAAAATCTGTCTTTTAAGATTCTTTTGGGACAGAACAGAACACCTTTTGCAGAATTAgggttcttttgtttttctcaagcagaagattgaatgtttttgaatgatcaagaatgagaaaaaaatgGGTAAAGTTGTACCATTTTTCAAGCAGAAAATTGAATGTTCAAACAGAAAGAACACCTTTGGTCAATTAaggtttcttttgttttgtttttatgaagcagaagattgaatttCGAAAATGGGTATCTGAATGAATCAACATGTGGAGAGAAGGTTGAAAAAATTACCGTAGCAAACAGAATAGATTATCGGCAAATAGCAGTTTCTCGATCCTTGAATTCCACGATGTGTGTAAAGTGCgtgttttcattctttttcttgtgtttcttgaaaagaagaaagaaagaatgagtttttattcttttcacaAATGCACATAGCGTAAGATTCAAACACACACATAGTATTTCACAAATGCGTGTAATCCCAATGGAccgtttgattgtttttttaaataaattaattttatagtgtattattttcttcttctttttttaatcttagggttaaatatttctttatctttataattataccaaattttaatttttgtccctattaaaaaaaattgacatgttTTGGTCTCTAGTTTAAGTTTCTATTGTTAAGCTAATGTCTATTTTTaaatggacaaaacttacatgcatttccatacatgcatttcttactttttcactcacaaagaggtggttatttgtgttttttcattttgaaaaaataaaagaaaattattttttaatgaaaaaaactacctctttgtgagaggaatagtaagaaatgcatgtatggaaatgcatgtaagttttgtcctttttaaataattattttgtagtTATATCTAATTTTTATGTCGAAATTTTCATtacatttatctttttatctttggaaattttaaaaattcatatataatggattcaaaaaaaaaatcatatataattcttcatattttaatttttttaaagttatatGAATAAAagttttatagtattttttttttgagtcaaGTAGCATAAAAGCTAGAAATTCACCACTTGAGGTCAATAAATTGGAGATCTAAAGTTCGAACTTCggtcctacatataaaatgcaatatttttatatagaaTGCCATAATAAATTGAATgccatatttttatattaattcgttttaaaataaatttaattttcaatgaTATTTGTATTGGTATTGGTATGTAGTCAACAACATttcaaaatttactttaaaGGTATTGGTATATAGTCaactaaatttcaaaaaacttaaaaatttactttaaaaatataaattaatgaatatcaatttttaattttttgataaatatttaGGATAAAATGATGGTGTCACGGTCCAGACAGAGCACCGGTGGGACTCGAGGGAATTAGTTTTTACTGATGCACGCGAAAGATacctttatttaaaaataaaaaaaaagtagtgcaGGACATCACTCAGGTTGACATACTTTTCTGccctatttatataaattatgttCATTCAGTTCAACCTCCAATTACTATTTAGcctatttatattaatataacaATATGTTGGCTAAGGGATACAAAAATTTACTCCgattcttaatataagagaaactttactttttagattcattgagaatctaatctATCTGGTCcatattatagactagatatattatatttttaatgaatctaaaaagtaaaatatctCTTATATTAAACACCAGAGGAAATATGTTATAGAAGATATCCAACATCCTAATTATACATTCAGCAACTAATAAATGAAGTGAGTTTTTCCTCTTCAAGCAAATACTACACTGGTGTCACTTTGATGAAAATTGTAGAATCTATAACTCAAAAATGTAAGTTTTATCCAAAGTAATTATACAGttatagaaaacaaaaatacaaggGTCTATATATAAGTATGTGTTACAATGgaatacaaaatataaatatatttcagtTAATGGCCTCAAAGCCATGTCCACTATTTGGTTTAGAGCTTCTTCAGTTTTGCTTTCAAGTGTGGCTCAAGGGTAACTTTATTGGTAGCCATGTCAATCAGATAACAAAATTCCCTTCAACTAGTCGAAAACATCTTCGAATCCCTGTAACCTGTATGTAATGTATACAACATTTTGTCTCAACAACACAAACAGAATAAATAAGTTGGTCCATTTCTGTCATTACTTTCTTCTTTTAGCATTTTGAGTTCTACTTTGATTTTCTACTATAGGCGGCGTAGATAAAACAAATTGTTTCGAATGTGAGATCTCAAAATAACGACAAGGAAGTGTGATAGATAGGAGCTCCTATCCAAGTGTGTGTTAATATCACATCAAAATCTTCTATAGCCAGAAAGAAGTAATAAAAATGAGGCATTATTTCATCAAGGAGCATATTAAGACAGTTGATTTTCCTTCTTGCAGTAACAGTTGCGTGAAAGAATTTAGTGTTTAAGTCTCCATCTTTGTACCAAAAGGTTTTAGCCCTCTGCCTCCAAAAAAGATCATCCTGAAGAAGGAgagaagataattttttttaagagcatTAAACTGATTTTTGTGATAGTTTGTCAATATCCTTACGTAGAGTTTGGAACTTTTCCTTACTCCATCGAAGCAAGTCTGAAGCACACCTTTCAAGCTTATGAGTGATATCTTGTGTTGAAAGACAttgccactagactacttaacctaaaataaataaatatgagtgCGAATTTCTATTTTAATCATCACTTCTCttggaattaaaaaaattaacaatagtTCCCGTgaacttagttcagttggtagagacatcacaCTTTGTGTGCAGGAGTCGATGTTCAAATTCTGGCACTCCAATTATTCACCCTTAAAACTTTTAAAgtggaatttctagtcactaactaataataaagtgataattttttttttttttacacaatagAGTGATAATTTAGGGACGAATGgtgcattcaattttttttttaaacaaaaaaataaaaactattaaaaaaagtCCTGAATGATAATAATTTCTTAGGAAAAAAAAGCGCTTTTATATAagtgtttatccaaacaagttACTAGCATTTGCCCCAAACCCGTgcaaaggaaggaacacacacACGACAAAGTTATTGAATCGAAGTGTTTTTTAAGAACCGTAGTGGTTGGTTAACACTAGCAGCAACAAAACTATTACTCTCTTCTTCGCTGCATTCTCCACGTGCAACGCGTgtctatatatttatatatatagctGTATATTTCTGAATCAAACCAAATTCAGAATCCGAATGCTATATACTGAACAACGATTCACCGCTTCAGATTTCAGAAAAATAAACCGTTCATCGCatccaccaccaacaacaatcATTTCTATTATCTAAACTGAAAGATCACAATATCTATCAATGGCAGTGTAAGTTCATTAATTAATCACTAACTTActcttatgaattttattttaattttgtatataGTGAAAATGGAATGaactaaattaccctaaattGATATTGACAGGGTTGCTTCTGCTCCTGGAAAGGTTTTAATGACTGGTGGTTACCTTGTTTTGGAGAGACCTAATGCAGGGCTTGTTCTTAGTACAAATGCTCGTTTTTATGCTATTGTTAAACCTATCTACCCTGAAACTAAACCTGATAGTTGGGCATGGGTCtgttatttattcttttactCATATAATTTACTGAATTGTATGTTATCGGATACACTATCGACAAATCACAACCAATCATATGTGTGACGTCAGGAGGAGTAGTGGTTATGGTTAAAGTTAAATGTTTTTAATGATGTGACGATTATGATTGGTTTGACTGTGTAAAAAAATGTATACTGCCggtgtatatgaattaaatctTATGTTATATTTATGTGATGTGATTGCTTGCTTTTTGTTCAGGCTTGGGCGGATGTTAGATTAACCTCTCCTCAGCTCTCTAGAGAAGCCTTGTATAAATTAGCACTCAAAAATCTTACCATTCAAACTGTTTCATCAAGGCAGGTTACTCATTTTTGTCAAATCAGTTCTTTAACGATTATATTTGGATGTTGAAATTTATACCTCATTTAAATTAGCAAGTCATGTAAAAAAGTGTGTTAATTAATAATTGGCATCCTCAAATTGCGATCTTTCTAGTTTCTCACTGCTATTAGTTTtattgtttggattgacttatttgagtttaccTACTGCAATAAGTACTTGTCAGattgtttgggagaacttatagaaacaacttatgacatgttcgcATGCTGTTTTCATCTTATTTCAATAAGCTTTCCagtatagcttatgaaaatagctcaGTTGATATGAAAACTATTTGActgtattttatcttttgttatagaaataacttatatgtAAACACTTATATGATGAACACTTATGCTATAAACACTTaactaagttgtttatccaaacagagccATAGTTAGGTGAGGCTTACAAGAATTGGTTTGTTATTTCAGTGAAACAAGGAATCCTTTTGTGGAATATGCAGTGCAATACTCTGTGGCTGCTGCTTATGCGACATTTGACCAGAATAAAAAGGATGCGTTACACAAACTACTTTTACAAGGTATTgtcttgttttttctttttctcagctcttttaattaatgaacGTGTAACAACGGCTtcaaacattttataaatgGATTGGTCGTGCAGGTCTTGACATTACAATTTTGGGTTCCAATGATTTTTATTCTTATAGGAATGAGGTAATTTTCTCTTGTTTGTATACTTTCTGCACATCGTTTTTCTCATCCTTTCTCCTTTAATTTTGATGGcctgaaaattttaatattatagtATTTAAAAGCATAGACCAAGAAGTTTGTCTTAATAAACACTTCTGCAGATTCAGAGGTGCGGTCTCCCTTTGACACCAGAATCATTGGCCACCCTTCCGCCTTTTGCCTCAATTTCATTCAATACCGATGATGCTAATGAAGGAAACTGTAAGCCCGAAGTTGCTAAAACTGGTTTGGGTTCATCTGCAGCAATGACAACAGCTGTAGTTGCTTCTTTACTTCATTACCTTGGCGTCGTAAAGATTTCAGCTTCAAAAGATCATCAGGACAGGAAGGATATTGCAGACCTTGATATGGTTCATAAAATAGCTCAAACTGCACATTGTATTGCACAAGGGAAAGTGGGTAGTGGGTTTGATGTAAGTTCAGCTGTGTATGGCAGTCAGCGCTATGTGCGGTTTTCGCCTGAAGTGATTTCTTCCACTCAGGTATTTACCCTCCACCTTCCTCTTCTCATATGTATAGTGTATTGAGCAACAATACTACAATTCTCATTATTCAAGTTCATCATATAAAAACAGACACAGGCACACACAATAGAGTCTGTAAATTCAATATAGAACTGGCACAGTGCACCCTGATTTATTTGACCCATATCTGGCTTCTTTCTCAAGATTATTGACAACTATTACTCGTGAATTCTTGAAATTCCCTTGAGAAATATGttcaataacaaatatattatgTAGTCACCATTGTGCATCGCATTGCATTCAATTTTCACGAACTTATAACTTTGGTACCATGTTCCTTGAATATGGTTTTTTTCTTGCagcgaaaaaaaaaaaggtaacttATTGTTGCTTTAGCTGCATTATTTTTAGTTTATCTGCTTTAACAAACATGCTAGGATTCTTCTGTTTGTTACGTCTTACATTGATTAACCATGCAATGCTTTGGAATTATTAGAAATGTTCCAGAAACACCATTAACTTCATTGACTTTGTAGGTTGCAGCTACAGCAGTGCACTTGCCAGAAGTAATCATTGACATTCTAAAAGGAAATTGGGACCATGATAGGACTGAGTTCTCTTTACCACCTTTGATGACTCTTGTAAGCAACttaaaactttgcatatgttgGCATTATTATATGTTAATATGTCTTGTATTTATTGCTAGAACACTTACTCCGCCCTGCTTTGCATCCCATCTCCCCCACTATTTCTCCTTTTTATTGAAGGGGTGAGGGTGGTAGGGTGTTCCTAACTCAAAATTTGTACTTGATTTCTATTCAATTACCTAATTCCTAATTAAATGGTTACAAATAATGTTGTCTTATTAGCCTTCCTCTAGGTTTCtcaaaaaattgagtttttcgTTGCACAGACAGCTTTTTTTCTCTTGGCAATCTACATTGAAGTTATACCAGTAGCCTTCTCCGTCACAAAACATtctaagttttttatttttttttaacacattaCAGTATCATTTAGATTCAGACTTTTCATTTGAATATTGGGGTTCTTCATATATATGGGAATCCAATGCATTCTAGTTAATTAACCTTACATGATATTTATTAAAGATTTGGATGGAGTATCTAGCTAGTACTTTCTTGTGGCAATTATGTGAAGGAAACAACTGATAACACTGATTGAAGAGGTTTTAGTCCTTAAGAATCAACGTTGTTGTCTTGATttggagttttttttaataaccgTGCCAGACTTGGAGACTAAGCGTAATTAAAggcttatatattattactatttattttttgtgctgttttatattattatgccTTCCAATAAATATTTGTTGTGGTTTTTAGCAGCATCTCTAAACCTTGAAATGATAATGACCCGCGAGACAATATGATTCAAGTAAGGTGGATGAAATGGATAATTACTTCTAGTTTAATTTGTGATAGAAAAGTATCATTCAAGtctaaaagaaaattatgtagAGCTATAAGACTTAAAGTGTTGTATGAGACTAAATATTGAGGGATAGTAATACTGGTGTACCTCCTATTCTGAAAAAGATGGTAGAGTCTCATGGAAGTAATACTGGTAGATGGTAGACCAAATAGAGGATAGTCCAATAAGTGAAGGTAGTTGGAGACCAAGGAAAACTATTTGTCAAACCATAAaggttttgaatttgaatggtTGTTGTCATTATGCATAATTTATGATAGGACATAATATTGTCATTTGATCTATGTAGCTGATGCCACCTAGTGGAACAAGGCTTtggttattattgttgttgacAAGAGATGGAAGCTTATGACTTCTTTGGAACAATAATCTACTTAGTGAGCAGCACATGAATCTCACTTATGTAGTGTCTAAGAAGCTGAATACGTTACAATAGAAATTCTCTATGCGCACACGTGTATACTGACAAGTGACAACAGTTAGTTTAGTAGTGTACTACTTTGCCTCTagaaatccttttttttttttaattgataaaatatgGATAAGTTTTTTTTCCCCCTTTTATCGTGATAATTTTACTATCTTTCTTGCCTCTTATCATCTCCTCATTCTGCGACTGACTTATGATACCATGATTGGACAACTATCTTATGGCAATTactctcctctctctctctctctctctctctctctctctctccccccat
It contains:
- the LOC123909275 gene encoding phosphomevalonate kinase, peroxisomal, with protein sequence MAVVASAPGKVLMTGGYLVLERPNAGLVLSTNARFYAIVKPIYPETKPDSWAWAWADVRLTSPQLSREALYKLALKNLTIQTVSSSETRNPFVEYAVQYSVAAAYATFDQNKKDALHKLLLQGLDITILGSNDFYSYRNEIQRCGLPLTPESLATLPPFASISFNTDDANEGNCKPEVAKTGLGSSAAMTTAVVASLLHYLGVVKISASKDHQDRKDIADLDMVHKIAQTAHCIAQGKVGSGFDVSSAVYGSQRYVRFSPEVISSTQVAATAVHLPEVIIDILKGNWDHDRTEFSLPPLMTLVLGEPGTGGSSTPSMVGAVKKWQKSDPQRALETWRRLSEANSALETQLNLLRKLAKEQWDAYKSVIDICSILRSDKWIEQASEPNKEAVIKALIGSKEAMVGIRYHMRLMGEAAGVPIEPESQTQLLDATMNLEGVLLAGVPGAGGFDAVFAVTLGDSNSNLTKTWSSLNVLAMLVKEDPCGVSLESADPRTNEITSAVSAIHID